A segment of the Bartonella henselae str. Houston-1 genome:
GAGCAAATGCGCGAATAGCTCTCATCACGCGAGGATTAGCTGAAATTAGTCGCTTAGGCATTGCTATGGGTGCTGAGCTTTCAACATTTATGGGAATGACAGGTTTAGGTGATCTGGTTTTGACATGTACTGATAATCAGTCGCGCAACCGCCGTTTTGGAATGCTGCTTGGTCAAGGAGTGGATATAGAAGAAGCGAAAAAACAGATTGATCAAATTGTTGAAGGTTACTTAAATACTAAAGAAGTTCATATGCTAGCACAACGTATCAGGGTAGAAATGCCAATTACAGAGCAAATTTACCACGTGCTCTATTGTGGTAAAAGTGTATCCGAAGCGGCCAATGCATTACTAAGCCGTCAACTCAAAGATGAGATGTATGATACAGTACGCTTTTAAATTATTTAAATCTATGAAGGATATGGCCATAACATGAAAAAAACTGAGAAGAGATTACATTGATTATTTTATAAGACGGTAAGCTTTATCAAACTGGAAGCTTATAAGAGCCAGCATGTTTTGCCATATAATCTAAACATGAAAATTTTTATCATTATTTAAGTCATATATTTGAAAAAAATATCACACTATATGTATCATTTACCTAAGAGAAAGAGCCCAGTATAATTCTAAAACAGTATACAAGTAATCATTTTCTATTTTAAAAGGATTACGGAATAATTACTCTTCTTGAGCTTCTTCACTTTGTTTTAATTCTTCAAGGGTTGGCATAGACATGATGTTATAACCTGAATCAACATAATGAATTTCACCAGTAACCCCTGAAGATAAATCAGAAAGCAGGTAAAGAGCAGATTTTCCGATTTCATTAATGTTTACATTACGGCGTAGGGGTGCATTTCGACGTTGATACGAAAAAATTGCTCGTGCAGCTGCAATGCCATTGCCAGCTAATGTCCTAATAGGACCGGCTGAAATTGCATTAACACGGATATTTTGAGGACCAAAGTCGGCCGCTAAATAGCGCACCATAGCTTCTAAAGCAGCTTTAGCAACACCCATGATATTATAATTAGGGACAACTTGCTGTGAAGCGCCATAAGTGAGTGTTAAAAGTGTACCTCCATTAGGCATAAGTTTACCCGCACGCTGAGCAATTTCAGTAAAGGAATAAGCTGAAATAACCATTGTACGCTTAAAGTTTTCACGTGTTGTCACATCAACATAACGTCCTTTTAGTTGGGTCTTGTCTGAAAAACCAATAGCATGAACAACAAAGTCTATAGTTTTCCATTCTTTTTCAAGACGTTTAAAGACGCGGTCAACATTTTCAATTTTTTCAACGTCACACTCAAGTACTAATTTGCAGCCGATTTTTTCTGCTAATGGTTGAACACGTTTTCCAAAAGCCTCTCCTTGATAGGTAAATGCTAATTCAGCTCCTGCTTTTGCAAGTTGACATGCAATGCCCCAAGCAATTGAATGGTCATTTGCAACCCCCATAATAAGGCCACGTTTGCCCTCCATCAAACCTTTCATATTATTCTCCGTAAGACCGTACTTTTTTAATCAGCTAAGAGTTCCTATTTATCCATAACGTTGGAAAACGAGCGTTGCATTGGTACCGCCAAAGCCAAAGGTATTTGACAAGACAGTATTAAGTTGTTGATGATCACGGCGTTCACGAACAATTGGCATATCGGCAAAAGCTGGATCAAGCTCTTCAATATGGGCACTTTCGCAAATAAAATTATGATTCATCATTAACAGTGTATAGATTGCTTCTTGAACACCTGCTGCTCCCAAGGAATGACCAGTCAGAGATTTTGTGGCGGAAATTGGTGGACATTGATCACCTGCTCCAAAGATACGACGAATTGCTTCTATTTCAGGAGGATCCCCAACAGGCGTTGCTGTTGCATGAGGATTAATGTAATCAATTTTATTTTTCACGGTTGCAAGTGCCATGCGCATGCACCGCTCTGCTCCTTCTCCTGATGGAGCAACCATATCATGCCCATCAGATGTCGCACCATAACCAACAATTTCTCCATAGATTTTTGCACCACGTGCTTTAGCGCATTCTAGTTCTTCAAGAACCAAAACGCCAGCTCCACCTGCAATAACAAATCCATCCCGATGAGCATCATAAGCACGAGAAGCTTTTTCTGGTACGTCATTATATTTGCTGGACATAGCACCCATGGCATCAAACAAAACAGATAATGTCCAATCCAGATCTTCGCAGCCACCAGCAAAAATGCGATCCTGTTTGCCATATTGTATCATCTCATAGGCATTTCCAATACAATGATTAGAGGTAGCACAAGCAGAAGAGATTGAATAGTTCACTCCTTTAATTTTAAAAAAAGTTGCAAGTGTTGCGGATGCTGTAGAACTCATTGCTTTAGGTACGACAAAGGGGCCAACACGCTTTGGACTTTTTTGACGTGTAATGTCAGCAGCTTCAACGATTGACTGCGTTGAAGCTCCTCCAGAGCCCATAATAATCCCTGTGTGTTCATTGGATACTTCATGGGGCTCTAAACCCGCATCAGCAATTGCTTGATCCATGGCGATATGATTCCATGCCGTTCCGCGTCCATGAAAACGCAGAGCACGTCTATCAACAAGTTCTTCTATATTAATATCAGGTTTACCGTAAACTCTACTACGGAAGCCTAATTTAGCATACTGAGGTGCGTAAGAAATCCCGGATTTTGCTTCATATAAACTGGTTAAAACGGTTCCTGGGTTATTCCCAATCGCGGAGACAATTCCCATTCCGGTTACAACAACTCGACGCATTCATACCTCCTTGTTTCATACAGAATAATAAAATATACCCTCTTATGGAAATAATTTTTAGTCTTCTTTGAAGAGAGCAACGCGTAAATCACTCGCTTTATAAATGCTTTCTCCATCTGCTTTCACCCATCCATCGGCTATTCCCAAGACCAAATTTCCACGTCGAATACGCTTAAAATCTATTCCATATTCAAGAAGTTGGGTTTGTGGTGTTACCATACCTGATAATTTCACTTCGCCTGTTGATATAGCCCTCCCTTTTCCTGGTTCGCCTAACCAACCGAGAAAAAAACCTGTTAATTGCCACATGCCATCCAGACCAAGACACCCTGGCATGACGGGATCGCCTATAAAGTGACAATTAAAGAACCATAGGTCTGGAGTAATGTCAAATTCGGCGCGAAGCATCCCTTTATTGTATTCACCGCCAGTTTCATTGATTTCAGTGATTCGATGGATCATCAACATTGGTGGTGCTGGTAATTGTGCATTACCCTTACCAAACATTTCGCCGCGAGCGCAGCTTAGAAGCTCTTCATAAGTGTAGCGAGACTTTTGTTCAGCCATTGTTACTCCATTTATTTACGTATATTTTTCTTCTGCGCTTTTCCCCGACCTACTTTTAGAGCAAATTTTAAGGAGAGGGAAATGATTTTATATTAATTTTTAATGACAGCAGCCCTTTTTTATGTATCCTGTATGGGTAGTGATTTAAAATGGAATAAAAAATTATACTATACTGTCCCCATTTTTTTATGTTTTAATTTGACTGGAACAAAAGTACATTGTGGTTTGTAACATGTTAGTAAATACAGATAATTTAGGTTTTAATGAAGAAGAACAGTCTACAAAAGATTGTGGGAAAGTTGTAAGGTGTTATTCCATATCTATGTTAGAAAAGCATTTGCGTCAAAATGGTTTACGGCCAACACGCCAGCGGCTAGAGCTTGCTAATATGATTTTTTCGCAAGGCAACCGTCACATTGCTGCTGAAGAGCTCTATGAAGAAGCAATTAGATTAGGAGTTCCTGTGTCTTTAGCAACTGTTTACAATACGCTTCATCAATTTACAGAAGCGGGGTTGTTACGGATTATTGCCGTAGAAGGTTCTAAAACTTGGTTTGATACCAATACATCTGATCACTACCATTTTTATATAGAAGGCGAAAATCGTATACTTGATATTCCGTGCAATTTGGAAGAAGCTCCTATTATTGGAAATTTGCCGCAACCACCAGAGGATATGGAAATTTCCCATGTGGATTTAATAGTTCGGTTAAAACCAAAAAAATTGATCGGATGAAAGGATGGGGAGAATTCAAAAAGAGATAAAAATTAAACTGAGTTTGTTTAAAGATTCACCAACTGTTAATTTTTTCATCAGGATAGATTCCCCATAACTGTGATTGATAAACCCATCCACGGATATTATTAATGTTTAGTTCGCACCAGTATCCGTTGCAGTGGCGAATATTACCAATAACATTAGGTTCGACTTCTGCTACAACTTCTGCGTTGTCTGCTGGGCTTTTGCGGAGTATCAGCCTTTTTGTCTTATCTTTTTGCCATGGAATAGTTATAGCGGTCCGCTTTCCTGATAAAAGCGATTGATAAACCCAGCCTTCATCGCCTTCGGCATCACGAATTTTGCGCCATTGATCGTATTCTTGGATGATTTCAATAGGCAAACCCTGCTTTTTGTAGGTAAAGATGATAGCATAATCGCTTCCTGGTCCGACACGCACATTAACGCGGGTGGGCTTAATTGAAGCAAATCGCGGGAGTGGTAAACCACTTGGTCCTAGATTTTGATTCAGTGTTTGTGCGTGTAAAAAATCAAGTGAACTGAACACAAAGACTTCTGCCATTAAGAAACATGATGCGAGCAGTAAAAATCGAAACCAACGAGAATGTTGCACACTTAAAACCTTTATGTCTTCGTTTTTATATCGGCAATTTAAGACCTGGAAGATAGGATTGAGAGCTAATAAAAGCTATGACATATCGGTAGTTAAAGAGATCTAAACAAACAGAAAATTTTTACGAGAATAACACGATAAATAAGAAAAAATTGGAATTTCTTAACGGTCACTCTGTTTATAGAATACATTCCGTAAATGAATATTCCGTTCACATGGATCGTATGCTGGAGACAAATATTGAAAAGGTTAAGTGCCTTGCAGCGCTATATCAGTTTTGTATGAAAGATGGGAGTAAAGTCTTGCGTTTCTCTACGTGGTTTATTTGTGAAACGGGAATACGACTATGCTTGTATTATGAATCGAAAAGATTGTTCAATAATAGGTCAATAAAGAGATTAGCGTGTGCTTTGAAAAGCAATTTTATAATGGATATAACAAATGATTAATGAATCGTTTAAATGCACAAGCATGCGTACATTAAGGGGGGCAATATAGATAAAAGTTAACTTCTAATATTCATCAATGTAAAAATGAAAGTCTTTAGCATCGAAGCTTTTTACAGACTTTTTAGTTTGATCATGTAGGTTAAAATGATCTTATTTAATTTGGTAATACTGTACGCTAAGCAAACAGATTGAGTTGCACGAGCACGCATTAATTTTGGATCATTATGAAACACCCGAAATTATAGAATTCTATCGCTTCATTTAATAAGGGGTGAACAGAAATCGCGTAGCTAACCTCCTTTATGGATACAATTGCATATTATGAGAACAATGTATTTTTTTGTTTTTTATGATCAGGAACGCTGAAAGATATTTGATGTTTTCAGATAAGAAAATCATCACAGAGGCGGCAAGCAAAGAAAAAATTGTTTAATAGCCAACAAAAAACCCTTTACAATGCACTATATACCGTTTGTAGCAATAGATGCCCTTAAATAATTTCAAACGATAGATTACTCTTATTACTTAGAATGGCGAAAAGACAAACACATCCAATACACCATATAGGAAAAAATCACCCATTATCGCAGATAACAGATACAATAGACGTCCCTAGACAATACAAACGAGGTGGGAAAAAATCCAATTCACAACAAGAGTACAGACAAGCTCTCTCGCTATTTTATTATCACTAATAAAGGAGTTTTATAACACACCAACAAAGGCACATTATTTCAGGGGAGAACCTCGGCCGTTACTAATGAGACCTTCCCTTTGTGCACGCTTACGGGCAAGTTTACGCGTACGACGAACAGCTTCAGCTTTCTCACGAGCACGTTTCTCTGATGGTTTTTCATAGTAACCACGCATTTTCATTTCACGGAAAATGCCTTCACGCTGCATCTTTTTTTTCAGAGCACGTAGAGCTTGATCAACATTATTATCACGAACGAGTACTTGCACTATTTATCCTGCTTTATTTTAGTGTCACAAATAATAGGAAAGAATCCAGTTCCTTTTAAAAATAGATCTAAAAGGAAACGTATCACACGTATACCTTACGCACAACGTATAGGCCTATATCACATAAAGAAGGTATTTGTCTATAGCGCTTTTTAAAATTCTCATCTTTTTACTCTAAGGTGCTTTTGATAATGGATGATTGAGTTCACAATTACGAGCTTATGTAAAAGCCTTGTATCTGATCGTTGTAGTCAAGATACATTATTTTCAGCAATGGGGTAATGCGATAAACCAGACATAGTCATGACATTTCAGCAGATGATGACATAAAGCCCTGACCTGCCAAAAGACGAACTTTACGTACAGGAATTTCAAAATCAACAGGAACAACCATATTGAGTGGGATCAGAAGAAAAGGAATAGGGTATTTTGCCATAAAAATAGGGTATGTACCGTAACCTTGATTGATAAAAACAATCTCAAAGAAGAGAAAGTCACCACTTTACAAAAGGGAGCAGCCAATTTTTTACGACATTAAAAAAACATGCAGCACTACGATATCTCTTGTGTTGTAGCTATCAATCATTTTGGTACCAATAGCGATACTGAAATAAGTATGCTACAGAAAATAGTTGCAACAACTGGACACAAGGCTGTTTTTTGCAAACATTGGAAACAAGGCGGAAAAGGCGTCATAGAACTTGCACAAGAGTTTATTATCTTAATTGAAGAAAAGATGCCCATTTTAAAGTTTTGTATCAAGATGATCTTCCTCTCGTTCAGAAAATTAATTGTATTATAAAAAATTTCTATGGCGGATGTGGAGCCATCACTCCAGTCCCTATTCTCAAACAACATGAATGTTGGGAAAAAGAAGACATTTATTTTTAATGAGCGAATTGTTGCGACAATCACTGTATCATCTGGTACAAGACCTGTTTGTCGACATTTAATGTTGAAGAATTTCTCTATTCCAAGATTGGCTCCAAATTCTGCTTCTGTAATAACATAATCGGTGAGTTTTAAGGCAGTTTTTGTTGCAATAACTGGATTAAAGCTATGAGCAATGTTGGCGCAAGGTTCTCCGTGAATAAGGACAGGGTTATTTTCAATTGTTTGTACGAGATTAGATTGCATAGCATTTTTGAGCAGAATTGTCATTGCACTTTCTGCAATGAGATCAGCAGCTTTTAAGAGCATTTTATCATACCGATACGCAACAATAACTTTTTTTAAGTCTTTGCGTAAGATTTTCTAGATTTTCAACGAGACAAAAGATGGCTATAATTTTTGATACAACAATAATATCAAAACCTGTTTGACGTCGAAATCCGTTGGTTACTCCCGCCCAATGAAATAACGATATTGCGTAATGCACGGTCATTCATATCAAAGACTCATTTCCAAACAATGCGGCGTGAATCAATATAGAGTGTTGCCCCAGTAAATATGATTATTGATCATTGCCGCGAGAAGATTATGAGCAGCTGTAATGGCGTGAAAATCGCCGGTAAAATGCAAATTAAGGTCATCCATTAATACGAATTAGGTATAACCACCTTCAGCAGTACCACCTTTTATACAAAAACAGGGATCTAAAGATGGTTCTCTCAAGAAGGCTATGGTTTTTTTTCCAATGAGATTGAGAGCATCATTAAGACCAATGGTTGTTGTTTTTTCTTCTCCGATAGGTGTTGGATTGATAGCCGTAATGAGGATATTACCATCGGGATTTTTACTAAGCGATTTTATATAAGCGATTTTATAGGTGCAGAAGAAATCTTAGCTTTATCACGTCCATAAGGAATGAGATTTTCATGTGCAATATCAATTTTTTGCGCAATTTTAGTTATGTGTTGTTTTTGAGCAGTGCGAGCAATTTCAATATCTGTTTTAGGCATGAAAAAATTCTTTAAGTGTGGCTTTTGTTGGCATTAAGAATGTGTACTATAATCAGACAAGAGAAACCATAGCATATAGAGGCAAAAAACATCATAAAGATCAATGACATATTGTATAAGAAGGAATGCTAAAATGGAACAAGAAGAAATTTTATAGTTTTTTAGAAAAAGGAATCGCTACGTTTTTCGTTCTGAAAAGCTTTAAAAAGAAATAAGAGATTCAGAAAAATCTCTTTTCAGATGTGTTAAACTTTTCATGAGAGTGCTGTGCAACGCTTTTTCATTCTTCCAAGAGTATATTCTATCCAGATTTTCTATATCTTAGAGTTTTGTGGAAAAGAACTTGGTTAAAATGTTGCAGAGTCTTCAAAAAAGGACAGAATATTTGATTTTGAATTTTAAAAGATAAAAAGATTTTCAAAAATCTCCATTTTTGGTGAGTGAAAACACGTCAGGCATCCAGAGCGTTTAAAAAATATCCACAAAGAAATCCTGATTCGCAATCAAAGAGCAGATGTTCTGCTATGTGATAACACCATTAAGCGCATGGGTAAAAGGTGGTTCAATAAGGGGATTATTGTTCACTAATCTCAATAACATACTGAAGAAAAAAAGAAATTTAAGAATGGCGCACCCGAAGAGATTCGAACTCCTGACCCCCAGATTCGTAGTCTGGTGCTCTATCCAGCTGAGCTACGGGTGCACATTTTAATTTTTTATCTTAATGTAAGGACAAAGGGTTCCTAATCGTTTCATTGAGGAATTG
Coding sequences within it:
- the fabI gene encoding enoyl-ACP reductase FabI produces the protein MKGLMEGKRGLIMGVANDHSIAWGIACQLAKAGAELAFTYQGEAFGKRVQPLAEKIGCKLVLECDVEKIENVDRVFKRLEKEWKTIDFVVHAIGFSDKTQLKGRYVDVTTRENFKRTMVISAYSFTEIAQRAGKLMPNGGTLLTLTYGASQQVVPNYNIMGVAKAALEAMVRYLAADFGPQNIRVNAISAGPIRTLAGNGIAAARAIFSYQRRNAPLRRNVNINEIGKSALYLLSDLSSGVTGEIHYVDSGYNIMSMPTLEELKQSEEAQEE
- the fabB gene encoding beta-ketoacyl-ACP synthase I — encoded protein: MRRVVVTGMGIVSAIGNNPGTVLTSLYEAKSGISYAPQYAKLGFRSRVYGKPDINIEELVDRRALRFHGRGTAWNHIAMDQAIADAGLEPHEVSNEHTGIIMGSGGASTQSIVEAADITRQKSPKRVGPFVVPKAMSSTASATLATFFKIKGVNYSISSACATSNHCIGNAYEMIQYGKQDRIFAGGCEDLDWTLSVLFDAMGAMSSKYNDVPEKASRAYDAHRDGFVIAGGAGVLVLEELECAKARGAKIYGEIVGYGATSDGHDMVAPSGEGAERCMRMALATVKNKIDYINPHATATPVGDPPEIEAIRRIFGAGDQCPPISATKSLTGHSLGAAGVQEAIYTLLMMNHNFICESAHIEELDPAFADMPIVRERRDHQQLNTVLSNTFGFGGTNATLVFQRYG
- the fabA gene encoding 3-hydroxyacyl-[acyl-carrier-protein] dehydratase FabA, giving the protein MAEQKSRYTYEELLSCARGEMFGKGNAQLPAPPMLMIHRITEINETGGEYNKGMLRAEFDITPDLWFFNCHFIGDPVMPGCLGLDGMWQLTGFFLGWLGEPGKGRAISTGEVKLSGMVTPQTQLLEYGIDFKRIRRGNLVLGIADGWVKADGESIYKASDLRVALFKED
- the irrA gene encoding iron response transcriptional regulator IrrA; protein product: MLVNTDNLGFNEEEQSTKDCGKVVRCYSISMLEKHLRQNGLRPTRQRLELANMIFSQGNRHIAAEELYEEAIRLGVPVSLATVYNTLHQFTEAGLLRIIAVEGSKTWFDTNTSDHYHFYIEGENRILDIPCNLEEAPIIGNLPQPPEDMEISHVDLIVRLKPKKLIG
- a CDS encoding SH3 domain-containing protein; its protein translation is MQHSRWFRFLLLASCFLMAEVFVFSSLDFLHAQTLNQNLGPSGLPLPRFASIKPTRVNVRVGPGSDYAIIFTYKKQGLPIEIIQEYDQWRKIRDAEGDEGWVYQSLLSGKRTAITIPWQKDKTKRLILRKSPADNAEVVAEVEPNVIGNIRHCNGYWCELNINNIRGWVYQSQLWGIYPDEKINSW
- the rpsU gene encoding 30S ribosomal protein S21, which encodes MQVLVRDNNVDQALRALKKKMQREGIFREMKMRGYYEKPSEKRAREKAEAVRRTRKLARKRAQREGLISNGRGSPLK